tgcttatccagcttttctctatagagCTTTTGGAGAAAAGGTAAAGGTGCTTTCTCTCTTCATTGGATTCCtaccttcttgaagtttcctcctttttctttttttttttccagctcccttcttgcctttcttcttctcagtCTTTTTATCATCAGCTTCAATTTTCAGCTCCTTCCCACTTTCTTTTTGAGGCGCAACTTCTTTTTGAATTGGAGTGGGATATTTCAACACTTGTctgcttctcaaggtcacaacatttacCGTTTCTTTGGAATTCTTTTCAGTATTAGCTGGcagagtacctgggattctctcggataatatagttgcaatttgtcccacttgtatCTCCAAACTTCGCAAGCCTGCCCAAGTTCTTTAATAGctgcaccatgagcatctaatctctcatctgtcttgacaatGAATGACTTCATCAGATCTTTTAACTTAGACTGAATTGGCTGTTGAGGCTAAAACTGCAGCCTCTGCTGATTcacaaaaccaggagctccttgaaatctggagttattttgttgccatgcatttgctgtACCCCcgggtgaactccatgaaaaactggggtgcttctgacccattgcattgaagttgtAATTATCAACAATATTAACTTCCTCGatcgaggcttgacactcatgagtagggtatcCTCTTTCACATATGTCACATACTGCAGGAGGGTCACTGTGTATTGAAGCTAAAGTTAAATTCCTTATTTCCTTTGCCATGGCATCaagctgtacctgcacagatgtgttagcgtcaacttggtgaacaccagtcgttcttcttctttcagcaactTCAGAGGGCCACTTATTTGCATCCTCAGACAACGCATCtagaatagtgactatctcctctggagtctttttcatcaaTGGACCTCCAGCTGCGTTGCTCAATATTCTACGTGAAGTTGGtatcaatccatcccaaaaatcctatAGTTGCATCCAGAATTCTATTCCACTATGCTGACTCACTTACGCACTATTtctttgaacctctcccaagcttcaaacaccgTTTCTGTCTCATTCTAGCAGAAGTTGTGGATTTCCCTTCTAAACTTTCCCGTCTTAGCCGATGAGAAATGtttgtcaagaaattttctggtaaTCTCATCCTATGTTCTAATCAATCTATTAAGCAAGCTTAGAAGCaagtgctttgcatcatctttgagagtgagggggaatgcccttaagtagactgcatcttgtgacacaccattatattagaaggtgttcataatctcctcgaagtccatcagatgattgtttggatcttcgttcatcttttctctaaaaatacaactgttttgGAGGGTTTGAAGTAACCCCTGATTTAACTCAAAATTATTAGCTGCAATAGGAGGTATTCTCATActcgataagccttggttgtagaccggtctagcataatcaccaagtggtcttcCGACaccgggagctatatttccgaattGGTATGCACCCACAGGTCGATTCTGTGCAATTCTTCGAGCCCTCTCCTCCtcatagacaagttgtgcatttcgaagAGCTGTCTCCTCCGCATCTCGTGCAACTTTTTCTCTTTGCTGGGCTGCCTCTCTTatagccaaatcaacattatcctcATCTCCCACCATAACTTCTTTGGttaaggattgcccaaccttctctgtATTCGCCGGGAGATTTATTTCTTTCCTCAGCTATCATAGTTTCTTTTCAAtttctggctcgtatggtagcaattccttcccagaagatcgggtcatgcaccaatctaacctgcAGCCTGCACATAGTCaaggaacaccaaacgtaaaaagaaaaaatacaaaataaaaagaaaatttcctgaattagcactataaACTATTTCCAACACTATTGATTGCTAATCCCtggcaacgatgccaaaatttgacgatcaaaaaatacaacacaaaattatgctcgctagtcgaatatagtatagaaaatatcgtatccatagggattggatttaaacagtgttttcgtagcttctagtttaatttctatccaagatgatcgccaatttagatttgtgt
This region of Nicotiana tomentosiformis chromosome 4, ASM39032v3, whole genome shotgun sequence genomic DNA includes:
- the LOC138909956 gene encoding uncharacterized protein, with protein sequence MVGDEDNVDLAIREAAQQREKVARDAEETALRNAQLVYEEERARRIAQNRPVGAYQFGNIAPGVGRPLGDYARPDFWDGLIPTSRRILSNAAGGPLMKKTPEEIVTILDALSEDANKWPSEVAERRRTTGVHQVDANTSVQVQLDAMAKEIRNLTLASIHSDPPAVCDICERGYPTHECQASIEEVNIVDNYNFNAMGQKHPSFSWSSPGGTANAWQQNNSRFQGAPGLRSLEIQVGQIATILSERIPGTLPANTEKNSKETVNVVTLRSRQVLKYPTPIQKEVAPQKESGKELKIEADDKKTEKKKGKKGAGKKKRKRRKLQEVLSQMPTYAKLLKEIFTKKRKIEETSVVKLTEHCSAILQNKLPQKKLEKEIGEIRSVPIYLQLADQTTITSEGIVEDVLVRVDKFVFPIDFIVVNMEENKVGEETVTFEMNVATGVKRKKPAANVEWKLKSSKEKDPVI